Below is a window of Primulina huaijiensis isolate GDHJ02 unplaced genomic scaffold, ASM1229523v2 scaffold7483, whole genome shotgun sequence DNA.
AAATAGAGTAATATGTCATTTTCTACTGCTGTATTATGATTATGTTGCAGGAATGCTTTTTTAGTCATAGTATAGAATTGTATCGTGAGCATACTTTGGAGCATATGGGTGCTTTGTGGACAGCATGGAGGTCATCCTTGAACGTTGATTATGTGAGACCTTGCAAAACTAAAGCtgaagttttaaaaaatgtgcCGCAAGGGTTT
It encodes the following:
- the LOC140970541 gene encoding uncharacterized protein, which encodes MWDSVKECFFSHSIELYREHTLEHMGALWTAWRSSLNVDYVRPCKTKAEVLKNVPQGFNAKEWDWLVTNKFLTDEFQKTSNQNSNNQVNGVMPHRTGSKP